The following coding sequences lie in one Alosa alosa isolate M-15738 ecotype Scorff River chromosome 21, AALO_Geno_1.1, whole genome shotgun sequence genomic window:
- the shisa3 gene encoding protein shisa-3 homolog, whose amino-acid sequence MVRLLNCLFLGYLTWNLRISDAQGEYCHGWLDGHGNYHEGFQCPEDFDTMDATVCCGTCSLRYCCAAVDARLDQGSCTNDREVENTEFAAQPIYVPFLMVGSIFVAFVVVGSLVAVYCCTCLRPKQPAQPPMHFSLRSCQGETIPMILTPAPASLRTPSRQSSTATTSSSSAGGATTTGTGSGGSLRRFSLGRGADAGLQAPMQAAPATQLLMPSGLGSALSSSSSCSSSMAPLPPPPILPQATQPALPPPPYTSPAACLHGGLSHSRGPPPPPPHPHTHAHSHAHSHAHTSLQLHHAPQGSGFLLPQQYFFPLQTEPFGTAKGFADFGQS is encoded by the exons ATGGTGCGCCTTCTCAACTGCCTTTTTCTGGGCTACTTGACATGGAACCTCCGGATATCTGATGCCCAGGGAGAGTATTGCCACGGCTGGCTGGACGGCCATGGAAATTACCACGAAGGCTTTCAGTGCCCTGAAGACTTCGACACGATGGACGCGACCGTATGCTGCGGGACATGCTCGCTTCGGTACTGCTGCGCTGCCGTGGACGCACGGCTAGACCAGGGGAGTTGCACCAATGACAGGGAAGTGGAGAACACCGAATTTGCAGCTC AGCCCATCTACGTGCCCTTCCTGATGGTGGGCTCCATCTTTGTGGCGTTTGTGGTGGTGGGTTCGTTGGTGGCCGTCTACTGCTGCACGTGCCTGCGTCCCAAGCAGCCGGCGCAGCCGCCCATGCACTTCTCACTGCGCAGCTGCCAGGGCGAGACCATCCCCATGATCCTGACGCCGGCGCCGGCGTCGCTGCGCACGCCCTCGCGCCAATCCAGCACGGCCACCACCAGCTCCAGCTCGGCCGGCGGCGCCACCACCACGGGCACGGGCAGCGGTGGCTCGCTGCGGCGCTTCTCGCTGGGCCGCGGCGCCGACGCCGGCCTGCAAGCGCCCATGCAGGCGGCGCCCGCCACGCAGCTCCTGATGCCCTCTGGCCTCGGCAGCGCTCTCTCCTCGTCTTCGTCCTGCTCCTCCTCGATGGCGCCCCTTCCTCCTCCGCCAATTCTGCCGCAGGCGACCCAGCCGGCGCTGCCGCCCCCTCCCTACACCTCCCCCGCGGCGTGTCTCCATGGCGGCCTGTCGCATTCGCGcgggcctcctcctccacccccccaccctcacacccatGCCCACTCTCATGCCCACTCCCATGCCCACACCTCACTGCAGCTGCACCACGCCCCCCAGGGCTCGGGCTTCCTGCTGCCCCAGCAGTACTTTTTCCCCCTGCAGACTGAGCCCTTCGGCACGGCCAAGGGCTTCGCCGACTTCGGCCAGAGCTGA
- the LOC125286010 gene encoding BEN domain-containing protein 4, whose amino-acid sequence MEEEIVPADDGLSASKICRQQRSLYSALKTFPNKRAAGKARFDRPTMVDIPHLGDAGGQHPHPSFSHYNQYSHQQQQQRLQFHQATVTISSSQQQPQTSYRFPCENRPSSSSVATSTSASAGSGTAAASLGSQRKIGCGGGGVGAGLHPDSRHSGRAELRQESPDCSYGMSNENRLILDAFAQQCSRVLSLLNSNGRFMEPHGSLPAPFPSSHIKQEDLERPPGSSGPSPAAKPRPVEAPGLDPGDVEAQRVAGSTWSQQQTSAFLRVFTESLQSYLLTGPPPEGEHCRPAHLEPPAPAGSAASPRHSMGGWASPSPSESYGHPSSTLPEEEEEEEGCCPRCIELEQEVLCLQQENEELRNKLESVPAPCQSVLDFFKAVLQQHNQLLQPPPEEQLTEGSKQLLGNYPLFITNKQWDEAVNSSKKDGRRLLRYLIRYVFTTDELKYSCGLGKRKRSVQTGEIGPERRPLNPVKVTCLREFIRMHCASNPDWWMPSEEQINKVFSDAVGHARQGRAVGTFLANGGSGSSSSSSSLYMEGFDGQLSQDELFLKPPQNGLGD is encoded by the exons ATGGAGGAGGAAATAGTGCCAGCAGACGACGGTCTCTCGGCTTCCAAGATATGCCGCCAGCAGCGCAGTCTTTACAGCGCGCTCAAGACGTTCCCGAACAAGCGGGCAGCTGGCAAGGCGAGGTTTGACAGACCCACAATGGTGGATATCCCGCATCTCGGAGACGCAGGAGGGCAGCATCCCCATCCGTCTTTCAGTCATTATAATCAGTATtcacatcagcagcagcagcaacgccTGCAGTTTCATCAAGCCACTGTCACTATCAGTAGCAGCCAACAGCAGCCTCAGACGTCGTACCGTTTCCCCTGCGAAAACAGGCCCAGTAGCAGCAGCGTCGCGACATCTACCTCAGCATCAGCAGGAAGCGGAACGGCGGCGGCATCCCTTGGTAGCCAGCGGAAGATcggctgtggtggtggaggcGTCGGAGCAGGGTTGCACCCCGACTCCAGGCACTCAGGGCGAGCCGAGCTTCGTCAGGAGTCTCCAGACTGCAGTTATGGAATGAGCAACg aGAATCGGCTCATTCTGGACGCATTTGCCCAGCAGTGCAGTCGCGTGCTCAGCCTCCTGAACAGCAATGGGCGCTTCATGGAGCCCCACGGCTCGCTGCCCGcacccttcccctcctcccacATCAAGCAGGAGGACCTGGAGAGGCCACCGGGCAGCAGTGGGCCCTCCCCCGCGGCCAAGCCTCGGCCCGTAGAGGCCCCCGGGCTGGACCCCGGGGACGTGGAGGCCCAGCGCGTGGCGGGCAGCACCTGGAGCCAACAGCAGACCTCGGCCTTCCTGCGCGTCTTCACCGAGTCCCTGCAGAGCTACCTGCTCACCGGGCCGCCGCCGGAGGGGGAACACTGCCGGCCAGCGCACCTGGAGCCCCCTGCCCCCGCCGGCAGTGCTGCCTCCCCCCGGCACAGCATGGGCGGCTGGGCCTCGCCGTCTCCGTCCGAGTCCTACGGCCACCCGTCGTCCACGCTgcccgaggaggaggaggaggaggaaggctgCTGTCCACGCTGCATCGAGCTGGAGCAGGAGGTGCTGTGCCTGCAGCAGGAGAACGAGGAGCTGCGCAACAAGCTGGAGAGCGTGCCAG CCCCCTGTCAGAGCGTACTGGACTTCTTTAAGGCAGTGTTGCAACAACACAACCAGCTCCTCCAGCCCCCGCCCGAGGAGCAGTTGACAGAG GGTAGCAAACAGCTGTTGGGGAACTACCCGCTCTTTATCACCAACAAGCAGTGGGACGAGGCTGTGAACTCTTCCAAAAAAGATGGCCGCCGCCTGCTCCGCTATCTTATTCGGTACGTCTTCACCACGGACGAACTGAAGTACTCCTGCGGCCTGGGCAAGAGGAAACGCTCTGTCCAGACGGGGGAGATCGGGCCCGAGAGACGACCTCTGAACCCGGTCAAGGTCACCTGTCTCAGAG AGTTCATCCGAATGCACTGTGCGTCCAACCCAGACTGGTGGATGCCCTCTGAGGAGCAGATTAACAAAGTGTTCAGTGACGCAGTGGGTCACGCACGTCAGGGACGAGCGGTGGGCACCTTCCTGGCCAACGGGG gcagcgggagcagcagcagcagtagcagcctCTACATGGAGGGTTTTGATGGCCAACTGTCCCAAGACGAGCTCTTCCTGAAGCCGCCACAGAATGGGCTCGGCGACTAA